A single region of the Cyclopterus lumpus isolate fCycLum1 chromosome 16, fCycLum1.pri, whole genome shotgun sequence genome encodes:
- the inpp5b gene encoding type II inositol 1,4,5-trisphosphate 5-phosphatase isoform X3 — MDQSVAIQETLERGENCIIAVQCDVFFDDITESRLLGLVESTKEHAIFIYTHRRMAITADDVSLEDIIPISLDFAVVEVSSPEELAIVGADTKVRVSYQEDELELRLPFGSHSRLFLSEVNRAWSDVCKSTTQAQKFEWISKYDKAPRSQGVVKKALAPLGTTLTKLNQHRKTEKSSHEKETGAHSGTQKSKPAYSVPESQPSREDRDDLVRSSSHTTSNKAQILAMPQFGLRDNLIKCELLKNEVLYTYTADFSIFLGTYNVNGQTPKESLRPWLSCTANPPDMYCVGFQELDLSKEAFFFNDTPKELEWTKAVSEALHPDAKYALVKLVRLVGIMLIFYVKNEYAEFISDVEAETVGTGIMGRMGNKGAVAVRFRFHNSDICVVNSHLAAHLEEYERRNQDYKDICGRLQFRQLDPSQPQLTIMKHDAIFWIGDLNYRISELDVSNVKELIDKKDFETLHSYDQLKRQIDEEAVFVGFVEGEIVFQPTYKYDTGSDKWDTSEKCRVPAWCDRILWRGKNIMQQHYQSHMTLKTSDHKPVSSLLVIGIKKVNAEAYKKTFEEIVRNIDKMENECIPSVTLSKREFHFKDVKYMQQQAETLRLFNDGQVPCQFEFIQKPNEPTYCKPWLTANPPKGFIAQGGSVDIEFEVFVNRSTAPELNSGKEQIEDILVLHLERGKDYFISVTGNYLPSCYGSSIHSLCQLREPIQDMPQETLRDMAERSGDENGTYTEKPLDIPKELWMMVNHLFLKAIHQEDIFQQPGLRSEFAEIRDCLDTGIPDSLPGSNHSAAEALLLFLDALPEPVVPYSFYQQCLESCSNASQCEKIISMLPQCHRNVFNYLAAFLRELLKNSANNRLDVNILATIFASLLLRSPTKQDLAEKRKTQEFFQHFLAESS, encoded by the exons ATGGATCAATCCGTCGCAATTCAAGAGACTTTGGAAAGGGGAGAAAACTGCATCAT TGCGGTCCAATGTGACGTCTTCTTTGATGACATTACAGAGAGCAGACTGCTGGGATTGGTGGAGTCTACAAAAGAGCATGC AATCTTCATTTATACCCATCGAAGGATGGCTATTACTGCTGATGACGTGTCACTGGAGGACATCATACCCATCTCCCTCGACTTTGCTGTCGTGGAGG tttcctCACCAGAGGAACTTGCGATCGTGG GTGCCGACACTAAAGTGAGAGTCAGCTACCAGGAAGACGAATTGGAACTCAGACTTCCCTTTGGTTCCCACTCACGGCTTTTCCTCAGTGAGGTCAACAGGGCGTGGAGTG ATGTTTGCAAGTCAACCACACAGGCACAGAAGTTTGAATGGATCAGCAAGTACGACAAAGCCCCCAGAAGCCAGGGAGTTGTCAAAAAGGCCCTTGCTCCCCTGGGCACAACACTCACTAAACTCAACCAGCACCGGAAAACAG AGAAATCGTCACACGAAAAGGAGACCGGTGCCCACAGCGGCACACAAAAGTCCAAACCCGCCTATTCCGTCCCAGAGAG TCAACCCAGTCGCGAGGACCGGGATGACCTGGTGCGCTCCTCCAGCCACACCACCTCCAACAAAGCTCAGATACTGGCCATGCCACAGTTTGGCCTGCGAGACAACCTCATCAAGTGTGAACTGCTGAAGAATGAGGTCCTTTACACTTACACAGCGGACTTCAG CATTTTTCTCGGCACGTACAATGTGAACGGACAGACGCCAAAGGAAAGCCTCCGTCCTTGGCTGAGCTGCACTGCGAACCCTCCTGACATGTACTGCGTGGG TTTTCAGGAGCTTgacctcagcaaagaggctttcTTCTTCAATGACACCCCCAAGGAGCTGGAGTGGACAAAGGCTGTGTCAGAGGCCTTGCATCCAGATGCCAAGTATGCCTTA GTGAAATTGGTGCGACTGGTGGGCATCATGCTGATCTTCTATGTGAAGAATGAGTATGCAGAGTTCATCTCTGATGTGGAGGCTGAGACTGTGGGCACTGGCATTATGGGAAGGATG GGAAATAAGGGTGCTGTGGCAGTCCGTTTTCGCTTCCACAACTCTGATATCTGCGTGGTGAACTCTCACCTCGCTGCCCACCTTGAAGAATACGAGAGACGTAATCAAGACTACAAGGACATATGCGGTCGTCTCCAGTTTCGACAGCTTGACCCTTCCCAGCCTCAACTTACTATCATGAAGCATGA TGCGATTTTCTGGATTGGAGACCTCAACTACAGGATCAGTGAACTTGACGTCTCAAACGTGAAGGAGCTAATAGACAAAAAGGACTTTGAAACACTGCACAGTTATGATCAG CTCAAGAGGCAGATCGATGAGGAGGCTGTGTTTGTTGGCTTTGTGGAGGGAGAGATTGTTTTCCAGCCTACCTATAAATATGACACCGGCTCTGACAAGTGGGATACAAG TGAAAAATGCCGCGTCCCTGCGTGGTGTGACCGTATCCTGTGGAGAGGAAAGAACATCATGCAGCAGCATTATCAGAGTCACATGACTCTGAAGACCAGTGACCACAAACCAGTCAGTTCCCTGCTTGTCATCGGG ATCAAGAAAGTAAATGCTGAGGCCTATAAGAAGACCTTTGAAGAGATTGTACGCAATATAGACAAAATGGAGAATGAGTGCATTCCATCTGTAACTTTGTCCAAGCGAGAG TTCCACTTTAAGGACGTGAAATACATGCAGCAACAGGCAGAGACGCTGCGCCTCTTCAATGATGGTCAGGTCCCTTGTCAGTTTGAGTTTATCCAGAAGCCAAATGAGCCCACATACTGCAAACCATGGCTCACAGCCAACCCTCCCAAAGGCTTTATTGCTCAGG GTGGTTCTGTGGACATTGAGTTTGAGGTTTTTGTAAACCGCTCAACGGCGCCTGAACTTAACTCTGGAAAGGAGCAGATAGAAGACATCCTCGTGCTCCACCTGGAGCGTGGCAAGGACTACTTCATCTCTGTGACAGGAAACTACCTGCCCAGCTGCTACGGctcctccatccattcattgtGCCAACTAAGGGAGCCCATCCAGGACATGCCCCAAGAGACCCTCCGTGACATG GCGGAGAGGTCTGGAGATGAGAATGGAACATACACTGAAAAGCCTCTAGACATTCCTAAAGAACTCTGGATGATGGTGAATCACTTGTTCCTCAAAGCAATTCATCAG GAAGACATATTTCAGCAACCTGGGCTCCGAAGTGAATTTGCAGAAATAAGGGATTGCCTCGACACTGGCATTCCAGATTCTCTCC CGGGCAGTAACCACTCGGCAGCAGAGGCCTTGCTTCTCTTCCTAGATGCCCTACCAGAGCCGGTGGTTCCTTACTCCTTCTACCAGCAGTGCCTAGAAAGCTGCTCCAATGCCAGTCAGTGTGAGAAA ATTATTTCCATGCTACCTCAGTGCCACAGAAATGTGTTCAACTATTTAGCTGCCTTTCTCCGTGAGCTGTTGAAGAATTCTGCAAACAATCGATTAGACGTCAACATCTTGG CCACCATTTTTGCGTCCTTGCTCCTGAGGTCACCCACCAAGCAGGATCTTGCCGAAAAGAGGAAAACTCAGGAGTTCTTCCAGCACTTCCTGGCTGAATCCTCCTAG
- the inpp5b gene encoding type II inositol 1,4,5-trisphosphate 5-phosphatase isoform X1, with product MEKVNELAPVVVKRKSAGSGKDVCKSTTQAQKFEWISKYDKAPRSQGVVKKALAPLGTTLTKLNQHRKTEKSSHEKETGAHSGTQKSKPAYSVPESQPSREDRDDLVRSSSHTTSNKAQILAMPQFGLRDNLIKCELLKNEVLYTYTADFSIFLGTYNVNGQTPKESLRPWLSCTANPPDMYCVGFQELDLSKEAFFFNDTPKELEWTKAVSEALHPDAKYALVKLVRLVGIMLIFYVKNEYAEFISDVEAETVGTGIMGRMGNKGAVAVRFRFHNSDICVVNSHLAAHLEEYERRNQDYKDICGRLQFRQLDPSQPQLTIMKHDAIFWIGDLNYRISELDVSNVKELIDKKDFETLHSYDQLKRQIDEEAVFVGFVEGEIVFQPTYKYDTGSDKWDTSEKCRVPAWCDRILWRGKNIMQQHYQSHMTLKTSDHKPVSSLLVIGIKKVNAEAYKKTFEEIVRNIDKMENECIPSVTLSKREFHFKDVKYMQQQAETLRLFNDGQVPCQFEFIQKPNEPTYCKPWLTANPPKGFIAQGGSVDIEFEVFVNRSTAPELNSGKEQIEDILVLHLERGKDYFISVTGNYLPSCYGSSIHSLCQLREPIQDMPQETLRDMAERSGDENGTYTEKPLDIPKELWMMVNHLFLKAIHQEDIFQQPGLRSEFAEIRDCLDTGIPDSLPGSNHSAAEALLLFLDALPEPVVPYSFYQQCLESCSNASQCEKIISMLPQCHRNVFNYLAAFLRELLKNSANNRLDVNILATIFASLLLRSPTKQDLAEKRKTQEFFQHFLAESS from the exons ATGGAAAAAGTGAACGAACTTGCACCTGTTGTTGTTAAAAGGAAGAGCGCGGGAAGTGGTAAAG ATGTTTGCAAGTCAACCACACAGGCACAGAAGTTTGAATGGATCAGCAAGTACGACAAAGCCCCCAGAAGCCAGGGAGTTGTCAAAAAGGCCCTTGCTCCCCTGGGCACAACACTCACTAAACTCAACCAGCACCGGAAAACAG AGAAATCGTCACACGAAAAGGAGACCGGTGCCCACAGCGGCACACAAAAGTCCAAACCCGCCTATTCCGTCCCAGAGAG TCAACCCAGTCGCGAGGACCGGGATGACCTGGTGCGCTCCTCCAGCCACACCACCTCCAACAAAGCTCAGATACTGGCCATGCCACAGTTTGGCCTGCGAGACAACCTCATCAAGTGTGAACTGCTGAAGAATGAGGTCCTTTACACTTACACAGCGGACTTCAG CATTTTTCTCGGCACGTACAATGTGAACGGACAGACGCCAAAGGAAAGCCTCCGTCCTTGGCTGAGCTGCACTGCGAACCCTCCTGACATGTACTGCGTGGG TTTTCAGGAGCTTgacctcagcaaagaggctttcTTCTTCAATGACACCCCCAAGGAGCTGGAGTGGACAAAGGCTGTGTCAGAGGCCTTGCATCCAGATGCCAAGTATGCCTTA GTGAAATTGGTGCGACTGGTGGGCATCATGCTGATCTTCTATGTGAAGAATGAGTATGCAGAGTTCATCTCTGATGTGGAGGCTGAGACTGTGGGCACTGGCATTATGGGAAGGATG GGAAATAAGGGTGCTGTGGCAGTCCGTTTTCGCTTCCACAACTCTGATATCTGCGTGGTGAACTCTCACCTCGCTGCCCACCTTGAAGAATACGAGAGACGTAATCAAGACTACAAGGACATATGCGGTCGTCTCCAGTTTCGACAGCTTGACCCTTCCCAGCCTCAACTTACTATCATGAAGCATGA TGCGATTTTCTGGATTGGAGACCTCAACTACAGGATCAGTGAACTTGACGTCTCAAACGTGAAGGAGCTAATAGACAAAAAGGACTTTGAAACACTGCACAGTTATGATCAG CTCAAGAGGCAGATCGATGAGGAGGCTGTGTTTGTTGGCTTTGTGGAGGGAGAGATTGTTTTCCAGCCTACCTATAAATATGACACCGGCTCTGACAAGTGGGATACAAG TGAAAAATGCCGCGTCCCTGCGTGGTGTGACCGTATCCTGTGGAGAGGAAAGAACATCATGCAGCAGCATTATCAGAGTCACATGACTCTGAAGACCAGTGACCACAAACCAGTCAGTTCCCTGCTTGTCATCGGG ATCAAGAAAGTAAATGCTGAGGCCTATAAGAAGACCTTTGAAGAGATTGTACGCAATATAGACAAAATGGAGAATGAGTGCATTCCATCTGTAACTTTGTCCAAGCGAGAG TTCCACTTTAAGGACGTGAAATACATGCAGCAACAGGCAGAGACGCTGCGCCTCTTCAATGATGGTCAGGTCCCTTGTCAGTTTGAGTTTATCCAGAAGCCAAATGAGCCCACATACTGCAAACCATGGCTCACAGCCAACCCTCCCAAAGGCTTTATTGCTCAGG GTGGTTCTGTGGACATTGAGTTTGAGGTTTTTGTAAACCGCTCAACGGCGCCTGAACTTAACTCTGGAAAGGAGCAGATAGAAGACATCCTCGTGCTCCACCTGGAGCGTGGCAAGGACTACTTCATCTCTGTGACAGGAAACTACCTGCCCAGCTGCTACGGctcctccatccattcattgtGCCAACTAAGGGAGCCCATCCAGGACATGCCCCAAGAGACCCTCCGTGACATG GCGGAGAGGTCTGGAGATGAGAATGGAACATACACTGAAAAGCCTCTAGACATTCCTAAAGAACTCTGGATGATGGTGAATCACTTGTTCCTCAAAGCAATTCATCAG GAAGACATATTTCAGCAACCTGGGCTCCGAAGTGAATTTGCAGAAATAAGGGATTGCCTCGACACTGGCATTCCAGATTCTCTCC CGGGCAGTAACCACTCGGCAGCAGAGGCCTTGCTTCTCTTCCTAGATGCCCTACCAGAGCCGGTGGTTCCTTACTCCTTCTACCAGCAGTGCCTAGAAAGCTGCTCCAATGCCAGTCAGTGTGAGAAA ATTATTTCCATGCTACCTCAGTGCCACAGAAATGTGTTCAACTATTTAGCTGCCTTTCTCCGTGAGCTGTTGAAGAATTCTGCAAACAATCGATTAGACGTCAACATCTTGG CCACCATTTTTGCGTCCTTGCTCCTGAGGTCACCCACCAAGCAGGATCTTGCCGAAAAGAGGAAAACTCAGGAGTTCTTCCAGCACTTCCTGGCTGAATCCTCCTAG
- the inpp5b gene encoding type II inositol 1,4,5-trisphosphate 5-phosphatase isoform X2, giving the protein MSRVMGDSEKSSHEKETGAHSGTQKSKPAYSVPESQPSREDRDDLVRSSSHTTSNKAQILAMPQFGLRDNLIKCELLKNEVLYTYTADFSIFLGTYNVNGQTPKESLRPWLSCTANPPDMYCVGFQELDLSKEAFFFNDTPKELEWTKAVSEALHPDAKYALVKLVRLVGIMLIFYVKNEYAEFISDVEAETVGTGIMGRMGNKGAVAVRFRFHNSDICVVNSHLAAHLEEYERRNQDYKDICGRLQFRQLDPSQPQLTIMKHDAIFWIGDLNYRISELDVSNVKELIDKKDFETLHSYDQLKRQIDEEAVFVGFVEGEIVFQPTYKYDTGSDKWDTSEKCRVPAWCDRILWRGKNIMQQHYQSHMTLKTSDHKPVSSLLVIGIKKVNAEAYKKTFEEIVRNIDKMENECIPSVTLSKREFHFKDVKYMQQQAETLRLFNDGQVPCQFEFIQKPNEPTYCKPWLTANPPKGFIAQGGSVDIEFEVFVNRSTAPELNSGKEQIEDILVLHLERGKDYFISVTGNYLPSCYGSSIHSLCQLREPIQDMPQETLRDMAERSGDENGTYTEKPLDIPKELWMMVNHLFLKAIHQEDIFQQPGLRSEFAEIRDCLDTGIPDSLPGSNHSAAEALLLFLDALPEPVVPYSFYQQCLESCSNASQCEKIISMLPQCHRNVFNYLAAFLRELLKNSANNRLDVNILATIFASLLLRSPTKQDLAEKRKTQEFFQHFLAESS; this is encoded by the exons ATGTCTAGGGTGATGGGAGACTCCG AGAAATCGTCACACGAAAAGGAGACCGGTGCCCACAGCGGCACACAAAAGTCCAAACCCGCCTATTCCGTCCCAGAGAG TCAACCCAGTCGCGAGGACCGGGATGACCTGGTGCGCTCCTCCAGCCACACCACCTCCAACAAAGCTCAGATACTGGCCATGCCACAGTTTGGCCTGCGAGACAACCTCATCAAGTGTGAACTGCTGAAGAATGAGGTCCTTTACACTTACACAGCGGACTTCAG CATTTTTCTCGGCACGTACAATGTGAACGGACAGACGCCAAAGGAAAGCCTCCGTCCTTGGCTGAGCTGCACTGCGAACCCTCCTGACATGTACTGCGTGGG TTTTCAGGAGCTTgacctcagcaaagaggctttcTTCTTCAATGACACCCCCAAGGAGCTGGAGTGGACAAAGGCTGTGTCAGAGGCCTTGCATCCAGATGCCAAGTATGCCTTA GTGAAATTGGTGCGACTGGTGGGCATCATGCTGATCTTCTATGTGAAGAATGAGTATGCAGAGTTCATCTCTGATGTGGAGGCTGAGACTGTGGGCACTGGCATTATGGGAAGGATG GGAAATAAGGGTGCTGTGGCAGTCCGTTTTCGCTTCCACAACTCTGATATCTGCGTGGTGAACTCTCACCTCGCTGCCCACCTTGAAGAATACGAGAGACGTAATCAAGACTACAAGGACATATGCGGTCGTCTCCAGTTTCGACAGCTTGACCCTTCCCAGCCTCAACTTACTATCATGAAGCATGA TGCGATTTTCTGGATTGGAGACCTCAACTACAGGATCAGTGAACTTGACGTCTCAAACGTGAAGGAGCTAATAGACAAAAAGGACTTTGAAACACTGCACAGTTATGATCAG CTCAAGAGGCAGATCGATGAGGAGGCTGTGTTTGTTGGCTTTGTGGAGGGAGAGATTGTTTTCCAGCCTACCTATAAATATGACACCGGCTCTGACAAGTGGGATACAAG TGAAAAATGCCGCGTCCCTGCGTGGTGTGACCGTATCCTGTGGAGAGGAAAGAACATCATGCAGCAGCATTATCAGAGTCACATGACTCTGAAGACCAGTGACCACAAACCAGTCAGTTCCCTGCTTGTCATCGGG ATCAAGAAAGTAAATGCTGAGGCCTATAAGAAGACCTTTGAAGAGATTGTACGCAATATAGACAAAATGGAGAATGAGTGCATTCCATCTGTAACTTTGTCCAAGCGAGAG TTCCACTTTAAGGACGTGAAATACATGCAGCAACAGGCAGAGACGCTGCGCCTCTTCAATGATGGTCAGGTCCCTTGTCAGTTTGAGTTTATCCAGAAGCCAAATGAGCCCACATACTGCAAACCATGGCTCACAGCCAACCCTCCCAAAGGCTTTATTGCTCAGG GTGGTTCTGTGGACATTGAGTTTGAGGTTTTTGTAAACCGCTCAACGGCGCCTGAACTTAACTCTGGAAAGGAGCAGATAGAAGACATCCTCGTGCTCCACCTGGAGCGTGGCAAGGACTACTTCATCTCTGTGACAGGAAACTACCTGCCCAGCTGCTACGGctcctccatccattcattgtGCCAACTAAGGGAGCCCATCCAGGACATGCCCCAAGAGACCCTCCGTGACATG GCGGAGAGGTCTGGAGATGAGAATGGAACATACACTGAAAAGCCTCTAGACATTCCTAAAGAACTCTGGATGATGGTGAATCACTTGTTCCTCAAAGCAATTCATCAG GAAGACATATTTCAGCAACCTGGGCTCCGAAGTGAATTTGCAGAAATAAGGGATTGCCTCGACACTGGCATTCCAGATTCTCTCC CGGGCAGTAACCACTCGGCAGCAGAGGCCTTGCTTCTCTTCCTAGATGCCCTACCAGAGCCGGTGGTTCCTTACTCCTTCTACCAGCAGTGCCTAGAAAGCTGCTCCAATGCCAGTCAGTGTGAGAAA ATTATTTCCATGCTACCTCAGTGCCACAGAAATGTGTTCAACTATTTAGCTGCCTTTCTCCGTGAGCTGTTGAAGAATTCTGCAAACAATCGATTAGACGTCAACATCTTGG CCACCATTTTTGCGTCCTTGCTCCTGAGGTCACCCACCAAGCAGGATCTTGCCGAAAAGAGGAAAACTCAGGAGTTCTTCCAGCACTTCCTGGCTGAATCCTCCTAG